In Acidobacteriota bacterium, one genomic interval encodes:
- a CDS encoding 4Fe-4S dicluster domain-containing protein, with the protein MGAVGTPIAVKDAASLTAELTRIADICHGCRRCFTLCPSFEILFKGLDVPEVDGEADKLPRRVLDDFVDLCYECKLCLPHCPYIPPHRWAVDVPHLVLDARRVRMEAHGLPLRERLLSDPDTLGRMASTVAPVANFMNTLPLARWGMEKTLGVAAKKDLPRFVWQTFTRWFETREAPKPTGTPAAKVVLFPTCSVEWNRPEIGQAAVAVLEKNGVEVAVAYPQCCGMPLFDVGDVAGADEARRTFVGAMKGWVEKGYTIVTPGPSCSLMVKKEYPWLAARGGAPDPDTSLVAKNTRDLFEFLAELKAAGALSLDFPKAPKSIAYHLPCHLKVQNMGFKSRDVLAATGAAVTMVEKCSGHDGTWAMKAEYFDESMKVGQKLFDSLAAAGAEIVASDCALAGVQIHQGMGVDVLHPIEVLRDAYGLPR; encoded by the coding sequence ATGGGCGCCGTTGGAACACCGATCGCCGTGAAAGACGCGGCGAGCCTCACCGCCGAGCTCACCCGCATCGCCGACATCTGCCACGGTTGCCGCCGATGCTTCACGCTGTGCCCCTCGTTCGAGATCCTCTTCAAGGGTCTCGACGTCCCCGAGGTGGACGGCGAGGCCGACAAGCTGCCGAGGAGGGTCCTCGACGACTTCGTGGACCTCTGCTACGAGTGCAAGCTCTGCCTGCCGCACTGCCCGTACATCCCGCCGCACCGCTGGGCCGTCGACGTCCCGCACCTCGTCCTCGACGCGCGGCGCGTGCGCATGGAAGCGCACGGCCTCCCGCTCCGCGAGCGTCTCCTGTCGGACCCCGACACCCTCGGCCGGATGGCGTCGACGGTCGCGCCCGTCGCGAACTTCATGAACACTCTCCCCCTCGCGCGGTGGGGGATGGAAAAGACGCTCGGCGTCGCCGCGAAGAAGGACCTGCCTCGCTTCGTGTGGCAGACGTTCACGCGCTGGTTCGAGACGCGCGAGGCGCCGAAGCCCACGGGGACCCCGGCCGCGAAGGTCGTCCTCTTCCCGACCTGCTCGGTCGAGTGGAACCGGCCGGAAATCGGGCAGGCCGCCGTGGCCGTCCTCGAGAAGAACGGCGTCGAGGTCGCGGTCGCCTACCCGCAGTGCTGCGGCATGCCGCTCTTCGACGTCGGCGACGTCGCGGGCGCCGACGAGGCGCGCCGGACGTTCGTCGGGGCGATGAAGGGCTGGGTCGAGAAGGGCTACACGATCGTGACGCCGGGCCCGTCCTGCTCCCTCATGGTCAAGAAGGAATACCCGTGGCTCGCCGCCCGCGGCGGAGCCCCGGACCCGGACACCTCGCTCGTCGCGAAGAACACGCGCGACCTCTTCGAGTTCCTCGCGGAGCTCAAGGCGGCGGGCGCGCTCTCCCTCGACTTCCCGAAGGCGCCGAAGTCCATCGCGTACCACCTCCCGTGCCACCTCAAGGTCCAGAACATGGGCTTCAAGTCGCGCGACGTCCTCGCGGCCACCGGCGCGGCGGTGACGATGGTCGAGAAGTGCTCGGGCCACGACGGGACGTGGGCGATGAAGGCCGAGTACTTCGACGAGTCCATGAAGGTCGGCCAGAAGCTGTTCGACTCTCTCGCCGCCGCCGGCGCGGAGATCGTCGCGTCCGACTGCGCCCTCGCGGGCGTGCAGATCCACCAGGGGATGGGCGTCGACGTCCTCCATCCCATCGAAGTCCTCAGGGACGCGTACGGGCTTCCGCGATGA
- a CDS encoding DUF3501 family protein: protein MNKITLSDVKNLQDYELIRDDWKRDVIAAKARRRVALGEWISLVFENRLTVLHQVQEMCRAERIVNPAAVQQELDVYNELLPGPGEVAATLLVEITDVDRVKDELDKLLGLTSGEHLWLEIAGRRVFARFLDGQSREDRIAAVQYLRFPVGTDPAARAALESGPLPVVLHLAHPHIRASSLLSPEARRELARDLAPDVSN, encoded by the coding sequence ATGAACAAGATCACGCTCTCCGACGTCAAGAACCTCCAGGACTACGAGCTCATCCGCGACGACTGGAAGCGGGACGTCATCGCCGCCAAGGCGCGGCGCCGCGTGGCGCTCGGCGAGTGGATCTCGCTCGTCTTCGAGAACCGCCTGACGGTCCTGCACCAGGTCCAGGAGATGTGCCGCGCCGAGCGCATCGTGAACCCCGCGGCCGTCCAGCAGGAGCTGGACGTCTACAACGAGCTGCTGCCCGGTCCGGGCGAGGTGGCGGCCACGCTGCTCGTCGAGATCACGGACGTGGATCGCGTGAAGGACGAGCTGGACAAGCTCCTCGGCCTCACGTCGGGCGAGCACCTCTGGCTCGAGATCGCCGGCCGCCGCGTCTTCGCGCGGTTCCTCGACGGGCAGAGCCGCGAGGACCGCATCGCGGCGGTCCAGTACCTGCGCTTCCCGGTCGGGACCGACCCGGCCGCGCGGGCCGCGCTCGAGTCGGGGCCGCTCCCGGTCGTCCTCCACCTCGCGCACCCTCACATCCGCGCGAGCTCGCTCCTGTCGCCGGAGGCGCGGCGCGAGCTAGCGCGCGACCTCGCGCCCGACGTCTCGAACTAG
- the sixA gene encoding phosphohistidine phosphatase SixA has protein sequence MILHLLRHAEAEDLSPSGRDADRRLTEDGRRRMKSVAKVIARMDPGYDAILVSPLVRARQTAEPVAEACGFRKPLVETKALEPNADPVDILHELARLKPGTVLLVGHQPHFGRLFGLLLSGRASLEVPMKKAALAAFDAEADPSMGRAELKFYLPARLLEELS, from the coding sequence GTGATCCTCCACCTTCTGCGCCACGCCGAGGCCGAGGACCTCTCGCCCTCGGGCCGGGACGCGGATCGGCGCCTGACCGAGGACGGCCGCCGGCGGATGAAGTCCGTGGCGAAGGTGATCGCCCGGATGGACCCGGGCTACGACGCGATCCTCGTCTCGCCGCTCGTGCGGGCGCGCCAGACCGCGGAGCCCGTGGCCGAGGCCTGCGGATTCCGAAAGCCGCTCGTCGAAACGAAGGCCCTCGAGCCGAACGCCGACCCCGTGGACATCCTCCACGAGCTCGCGCGCCTGAAGCCCGGGACGGTCCTTCTCGTGGGGCACCAGCCGCACTTCGGGCGCCTTTTCGGGCTCCTCCTCTCGGGTCGGGCCAGCCTCGAGGTCCCCATGAAAAAAGCGGCCCTCGCCGCCTTCGATGCGGAGGCGGACCCCTCGATGGGACGAGCGGAGCTGAAGTTCTACCTCCCGGCCCGCCTCCTGGAAGAGCTCTCCTGA
- a CDS encoding TPM domain-containing protein — MNRGGGQQRRDAGELLAAFLPFKEIPLFLCVSFFLFLFVSVPGAALGAGPAVPPAPTRFVTDKAGALSAGTAASLEQRLESFEKETSSQFLVYTERAVPEGTTLEEYTVACAQAWKAGQTQRKNGMILFVFPQSRKVRLEVGYGLEGAMPDALARRVLDEQVLPRFRTGDYDGGISAGVEAAIAATKGEYKGSGSTQAKKKGRNEIPIPFPVVLLLLFLFFFVILPAARGGRRGKYWYLGSGGFGGGGFGGGFGGGGGGGGFSGGGGSFGGGGASGDW, encoded by the coding sequence ATGAACAGAGGCGGTGGGCAGCAGCGGCGCGACGCCGGCGAGCTACTCGCCGCCTTTCTTCCTTTCAAAGAAATCCCCCTCTTCCTCTGCGTCTCTTTCTTTCTCTTCCTCTTCGTCTCCGTTCCCGGCGCCGCGCTCGGCGCGGGGCCCGCGGTGCCGCCCGCTCCGACGCGATTCGTGACGGACAAGGCCGGCGCGCTCTCGGCCGGCACGGCGGCGAGCCTCGAGCAGCGACTCGAGAGCTTCGAGAAGGAGACCTCGAGCCAGTTCCTCGTCTACACCGAGCGCGCCGTGCCCGAGGGGACGACGCTCGAGGAGTACACCGTCGCCTGCGCGCAGGCGTGGAAGGCGGGCCAGACCCAGCGCAAGAACGGGATGATCCTGTTCGTCTTCCCGCAGTCGCGGAAGGTGCGCCTCGAGGTCGGCTACGGGCTCGAGGGCGCGATGCCCGATGCGCTCGCGCGCCGGGTCCTCGACGAGCAGGTGCTCCCGCGGTTCCGCACGGGCGACTACGACGGCGGGATTTCGGCCGGCGTCGAGGCGGCGATCGCCGCGACGAAGGGCGAGTACAAGGGCTCCGGAAGCACGCAGGCGAAGAAGAAGGGGCGGAACGAGATCCCGATTCCCTTCCCGGTCGTCCTGCTCCTCCTCTTTCTGTTCTTCTTCGTCATCCTTCCCGCAGCGCGCGGCGGCCGGCGCGGCAAGTACTGGTACCTGGGCAGCGGCGGCTTCGGCGGAGGCGGCTTCGGCGGAGGCTTCGGTGGCGGTGGGGGAGGCGGCGGTTTCTCGGGCGGCGGCGGCTCCTTCGGGGGCGGCGGCGCGAGCGGAGACTGGTGA
- a CDS encoding TPM domain-containing protein: MGENSTKAFFENLDRPAIVEAIRRAEARSFGEIRVHLHHGTVADARLEAESTFLKLGMDKTARGSGCLIFIAPASRKFAVVGGTGIHERVGDGFWLEARDATLGPFREGRFTEGIVGAVGKLGDALALFFPKDGVSDRNELPDDVSED; the protein is encoded by the coding sequence ATGGGCGAAAACTCTACGAAGGCGTTCTTCGAGAATCTCGACCGTCCGGCGATCGTCGAGGCCATCCGGCGGGCCGAGGCGAGGAGCTTCGGCGAGATCCGCGTCCATCTCCACCACGGAACCGTGGCCGACGCGCGGCTCGAGGCGGAGAGTACGTTCCTCAAGCTCGGGATGGACAAGACGGCCCGCGGTTCCGGCTGCCTGATCTTCATCGCCCCGGCCTCTCGCAAGTTCGCGGTCGTCGGCGGGACGGGGATCCACGAGAGAGTGGGCGACGGGTTCTGGCTCGAGGCGCGCGACGCGACTCTCGGGCCGTTCCGCGAGGGACGGTTCACGGAAGGGATCGTCGGCGCGGTGGGGAAGCTCGGGGACGCCCTCGCGCTTTTCTTTCCGAAGGACGGCGTATCCGACCGGAACGAACTTCCCGACGACGTCAGCGAGGACTGA
- a CDS encoding M2 family metallopeptidase: MKRVTLPLCALLLLTGPARAQAPAPRPTADDAVTFVDAAEKRLLALTVEASRAGWVQANFITQDTEALSALAGERLIKATAELANEAERFRGVAVPPETARKLEKIRLSLDLAAPADPAKSAELTRLATGMDAAYGRGRAFLPGAKDGLTFEDVNRRMAASRDPKELLALWKAWHAVGTPLRADYTRFVALANEGAKELGFADTGAMWRSKYDMPPDAFAKELDRLWEEVKPLYVALHTYARTKLREQYGDAVPAKGPIPAHLLGNMWAQDWTNVVPLLAPKRADTGYDLTKILETRKTDAKGMVKYGEGFFTSLGFAPLPATFWERSLFTRPRDRDVVCHASAWDLEDVGGASDIRIKMCIEPTAEDFVTVHHELGHNFYQRAYAKQPPIFRESANDGFHEAIGDTIALSITPKYLKQLGLIAAEPPPAGDIGFLLDRALEKVAFLPFGLLIDQWRWKVFSGEVTPTTYNTAWWELKRKYQGVVPPEARSEADFDPGAKYHVPGNVPYMRYFLAHVLQFQFHRALAQAAGCTEPLYRCSIYGNKEAGRRLNEMLQMGSSRPWPEALEKLTGQRKIDATAILDYFAPLKKWLDEQNAGKPLGW, translated from the coding sequence ATGAAGCGAGTCACCCTCCCTCTCTGCGCCCTCCTCCTTCTCACCGGGCCGGCGCGCGCGCAGGCCCCGGCGCCGCGTCCCACCGCGGACGACGCCGTCACGTTCGTCGACGCGGCCGAAAAGCGCCTGCTCGCACTCACCGTGGAGGCGAGCCGCGCCGGCTGGGTGCAGGCGAACTTCATCACGCAGGACACCGAGGCCCTCTCGGCACTCGCCGGCGAGCGCCTCATCAAGGCCACGGCCGAGCTGGCCAATGAGGCCGAGCGCTTCCGCGGCGTCGCGGTCCCGCCCGAGACCGCGCGCAAGCTCGAGAAGATCCGCCTCTCGCTCGACCTCGCGGCGCCCGCCGACCCGGCGAAGAGCGCGGAGCTCACGCGCCTCGCGACCGGCATGGACGCCGCTTACGGGCGCGGCCGTGCTTTCCTCCCGGGGGCGAAGGACGGCCTCACGTTCGAGGACGTCAATCGCCGGATGGCGGCGAGCCGCGACCCGAAGGAGCTGCTGGCGCTCTGGAAGGCTTGGCACGCGGTCGGAACGCCGTTGCGTGCCGACTACACGCGCTTCGTCGCGCTTGCGAACGAGGGGGCAAAGGAGCTCGGATTCGCGGATACGGGCGCGATGTGGCGGAGCAAGTACGACATGCCCCCGGACGCGTTCGCGAAAGAGCTGGACCGCCTCTGGGAAGAGGTGAAGCCGCTCTACGTCGCCCTCCACACGTACGCGCGCACGAAGCTCCGCGAGCAGTACGGCGACGCCGTTCCGGCGAAGGGCCCGATCCCGGCGCACCTTCTCGGGAACATGTGGGCTCAGGACTGGACGAACGTGGTCCCGCTTCTCGCGCCGAAGCGCGCGGACACCGGCTACGACCTCACGAAGATCCTCGAGACGCGGAAGACCGACGCGAAGGGGATGGTGAAGTACGGCGAGGGCTTCTTCACGTCGCTCGGCTTCGCGCCGCTGCCGGCGACGTTCTGGGAGCGCTCGCTCTTCACGCGCCCCAGGGACCGCGACGTCGTCTGCCACGCGAGCGCGTGGGATCTCGAGGACGTCGGCGGCGCGAGCGACATCCGGATCAAGATGTGCATCGAGCCGACCGCCGAGGACTTCGTGACGGTGCACCACGAGCTCGGCCACAACTTCTACCAGCGCGCGTACGCGAAGCAGCCTCCGATCTTCCGCGAGAGCGCGAACGACGGCTTCCACGAAGCGATCGGCGACACGATCGCGCTCTCGATCACGCCGAAGTACCTCAAGCAGCTCGGCCTCATCGCCGCCGAGCCGCCGCCCGCCGGCGACATCGGGTTTCTGCTCGACCGCGCCCTCGAGAAGGTCGCGTTCCTGCCGTTCGGCCTCCTGATCGACCAGTGGCGCTGGAAGGTCTTCTCGGGCGAGGTCACGCCCACCACCTACAACACCGCGTGGTGGGAGCTGAAGCGGAAGTACCAGGGCGTGGTCCCGCCCGAGGCCCGCTCCGAGGCCGACTTCGACCCGGGCGCGAAGTACCACGTCCCCGGCAACGTCCCGTACATGCGCTACTTCCTCGCGCACGTCCTCCAGTTCCAGTTCCACCGGGCGCTTGCGCAGGCCGCGGGCTGCACGGAGCCGCTCTACCGCTGCTCGATCTACGGGAACAAGGAGGCCGGCCGGCGCCTGAACGAGATGCTCCAGATGGGGTCCAGCCGCCCCTGGCCGGAGGCGCTCGAGAAGCTCACGGGCCAGCGGAAGATCGACGCCACGGCCATCCTCGACTACTTCGCGCCGCTGAAGAAGTGGCTGGACGAGCAGAACGCGGGCAAACCCTTGGGCTGGTGA
- the rplU gene encoding 50S ribosomal protein L21, translated as MYAVIRTGGKQVRVAEGDVVRVERLTKETLKKGAEVSLGEILAIGKEDGLHLGSPLVEGASVTAVVVRETRGPKLLVYKKKRRKGFQRTHGHRQDLVEVRIASIKA; from the coding sequence ATGTACGCAGTGATCCGCACCGGGGGCAAGCAGGTCCGCGTCGCCGAAGGCGACGTGGTCCGCGTCGAGCGCCTCACGAAGGAGACCCTGAAAAAGGGCGCCGAGGTGTCCCTCGGAGAAATTCTCGCGATCGGCAAGGAGGACGGCCTCCACCTCGGGTCGCCCCTCGTCGAGGGCGCGAGCGTGACGGCCGTGGTCGTCCGCGAGACGCGCGGGCCCAAGCTCCTCGTCTACAAGAAGAAGCGCCGCAAGGGCTTCCAGCGCACCCACGGGCATCGGCAGGACCTCGTCGAGGTCCGCATCGCTTCCATCAAGGCCTAG
- the rpmA gene encoding 50S ribosomal protein L27 gives MAHKKGQGSSRNGRDSNAQRLGVKRFSGQLVTGGSILVRQRGTPLKPGLNVGRAKDDSLFAKVDGVVNFHDKGRLGRFVSITPVEQKPN, from the coding sequence ATGGCACACAAAAAAGGTCAGGGCTCGTCCCGTAACGGCCGCGACAGCAACGCGCAGCGCCTCGGCGTCAAGCGCTTCTCCGGCCAGCTCGTCACCGGGGGCTCGATTCTCGTCCGGCAGCGCGGCACGCCGCTCAAGCCGGGCCTGAACGTCGGCCGCGCCAAGGACGACTCGCTCTTCGCGAAGGTGGACGGCGTCGTGAACTTCCACGACAAGGGCCGCCTCGGGCGTTTCGTCTCGATCACGCCGGTCGAACAAAAGCCCAACTAA
- the obgE gene encoding GTPase ObgE, with amino-acid sequence MFIDEAAIHVAGGDGGNGCVAFRREKFIPHGGPSGGDGGDGGSVTLVADPSLNTLYPFRFTKRFVAGRGGHGRGNNCHGKNGRQLEVSVPVGTVVKDRESGEILGDLVAQGQTLLIAKGGRGGRGNARFATSTNRTPRRADPGTEGVQLDLALELKLLADVALVGLPNAGKSTLIAAISAARPKIADYPFTTLVPNLGVVSWDRFRTFVAADVPGLIAGAHEGHGLGIRFLKHVERSRLLAHLVDAASLAGDDAAGEAEAAVATIENELAAFQPELARRERVLVATKADAATPEQIKAVARAAKKRGLTFFAISAAARQGLEPLVAHLGTRLDALAALSAPAPAAGSPEAP; translated from the coding sequence ATGTTCATCGACGAAGCCGCCATCCACGTCGCCGGGGGCGACGGGGGGAACGGCTGCGTCGCGTTCCGCCGGGAGAAGTTCATTCCGCACGGCGGCCCCTCGGGCGGCGACGGCGGCGACGGCGGGTCCGTCACGCTCGTCGCGGACCCGTCGCTGAACACGCTCTACCCGTTCCGCTTCACGAAGCGCTTCGTCGCGGGCCGCGGCGGGCACGGCAGGGGAAACAACTGCCACGGGAAGAACGGACGCCAGCTCGAGGTCTCCGTGCCGGTGGGCACCGTCGTGAAGGACCGCGAGTCGGGCGAGATCCTGGGCGACCTCGTCGCGCAGGGACAGACGCTTCTGATCGCCAAGGGGGGACGCGGGGGCCGCGGCAACGCCCGCTTCGCGACGTCCACGAACCGGACGCCGCGCCGCGCCGATCCCGGCACCGAAGGGGTTCAGCTCGATCTGGCGCTGGAGCTCAAGCTCCTCGCGGACGTCGCCCTCGTCGGCCTTCCGAACGCCGGGAAGTCGACGCTCATCGCGGCGATCTCGGCGGCGCGGCCGAAGATCGCGGACTACCCGTTCACGACGCTCGTCCCGAACCTCGGCGTCGTCTCGTGGGACCGGTTCCGGACGTTCGTCGCGGCCGACGTGCCGGGCCTCATCGCGGGCGCGCACGAGGGCCACGGCCTCGGGATCCGGTTCCTCAAGCACGTCGAGCGCTCGCGCCTCCTCGCGCACCTCGTCGACGCGGCCTCCCTTGCCGGGGACGATGCCGCGGGCGAAGCCGAAGCGGCGGTCGCGACGATCGAGAACGAGCTCGCGGCCTTCCAGCCCGAGCTTGCGCGGCGCGAGCGCGTGCTCGTCGCCACGAAGGCGGACGCCGCGACGCCCGAACAGATCAAGGCCGTCGCGCGCGCCGCGAAGAAACGCGGCCTGACGTTCTTCGCGATCTCGGCCGCGGCGCGGCAGGGTCTCGAGCCGCTCGTCGCCCACCTCGGGACGCGCCTCGACGCCCTGGCGGCCCTTTCGGCGCCCGCTCCCGCCGCCGGGAGCCCGGAGGCCCCGTGA
- the nadD gene encoding nicotinate (nicotinamide) nucleotide adenylyltransferase yields MTLRIGVYGGTFDPVHLGHVLPVEETRVHLGLDRVLYVPAYHPPHKPASPSAPAHHRFAMLALALEPWPNLLLSDFEVARGGTTYTIETLRHLRAQTEGAEILLVLGSDSLAQIETWRSFRELLEEFRLAVVGREGFTREALSRALPPDVAARFAPEDSRPGGEVPEHSIYWGGNAPVTISSTWLRRAIPAGENLSGSLPENVAAYLRKHGLYRLP; encoded by the coding sequence GTGACGCTCCGGATCGGGGTGTACGGCGGCACGTTCGACCCCGTCCATCTCGGGCACGTCCTGCCCGTGGAGGAGACGCGCGTCCACCTCGGCCTCGACCGCGTCCTGTACGTCCCGGCGTACCACCCGCCGCACAAGCCGGCCTCGCCGTCGGCGCCGGCGCACCACCGCTTCGCGATGCTCGCGCTCGCGCTCGAGCCCTGGCCGAACCTGCTCCTCTCGGACTTCGAGGTCGCGCGCGGCGGGACGACGTACACGATCGAGACGCTCCGCCACCTGCGCGCGCAGACGGAGGGGGCCGAGATCCTGCTCGTCCTCGGGTCGGACTCGCTCGCCCAGATCGAGACGTGGCGCTCCTTCCGCGAGCTTCTCGAGGAGTTCCGGCTGGCGGTCGTCGGGCGCGAGGGATTCACGCGTGAGGCTCTGAGTCGGGCGCTCCCGCCGGACGTCGCCGCCCGTTTCGCGCCGGAGGACTCCCGCCCCGGGGGGGAGGTCCCGGAGCACTCCATCTACTGGGGAGGCAACGCTCCGGTTACAATTTCGTCCACGTGGTTAAGGCGCGCGATCCCCGCGGGAGAAAACCTGAGCGGAAGTCTCCCGGAGAACGTGGCCGCGTACCTGCGAAAGCACGGCCTCTACCGGCTCCCGTAA
- the rsfS gene encoding ribosome silencing factor has protein sequence MAATLARAGGPAAERPQRPADAELDARLTAHLKRGVAALLDKKAEKLVVLNLQGLTAMADYFVLATASSDRQAQALADAVEAALKAEGRRPLSIEGYSSPWILVDYGDVVFHIFHDEARRFYGLERLWGDAPDATASFR, from the coding sequence ATCGCGGCGACGCTCGCGCGCGCGGGCGGGCCCGCTGCCGAGCGGCCCCAGCGGCCCGCGGACGCGGAGCTCGACGCGCGGCTCACCGCGCACCTCAAGCGGGGCGTGGCGGCCCTCCTCGACAAGAAGGCCGAGAAGCTCGTCGTCCTGAACCTCCAGGGCCTCACGGCGATGGCCGATTACTTCGTTCTCGCGACGGCCTCGAGCGACCGGCAGGCGCAGGCGCTCGCGGACGCCGTCGAGGCGGCCCTCAAGGCCGAGGGGCGCCGGCCCCTCTCGATCGAGGGCTACTCCTCGCCCTGGATCCTCGTGGACTACGGAGACGTCGTCTTCCACATCTTCCACGACGAGGCGCGGCGCTTCTACGGGCTCGAGCGCCTCTGGGGCGACGCGCCGGACGCGACCGCGTCGTTCCGCTGA